The following proteins are co-located in the Bosea sp. AS-1 genome:
- a CDS encoding amino acid ABC transporter permease, giving the protein MYEWDFSILWGYRWLLLQGLGVTVAFTAATVIGGLTIGMTAAICLLSRFKILRGIALGFIEIFRCTPVLVQLIWCYYALPMIAGIEMTPITASLLALSCYGGSFYAEIIRGGIVSIDAGQSEAASALGMTPGLAMRRIILPQALRRMLPALMNQSILQFKNTSLVSVLAVPDLVYQGQIAAHDSFRPLETYTAVAVAYFMILFPLTLYVRSRERRLGAAR; this is encoded by the coding sequence ATGTATGAGTGGGATTTTTCGATCCTGTGGGGCTACCGATGGTTGCTCCTGCAGGGGCTGGGCGTGACTGTGGCCTTCACGGCCGCGACCGTCATCGGCGGCCTGACCATCGGTATGACCGCGGCGATCTGCCTGCTGTCGCGTTTCAAGATCCTGCGCGGGATCGCGCTTGGCTTCATCGAGATCTTTCGCTGCACGCCCGTGCTGGTGCAACTGATCTGGTGCTACTACGCGCTGCCGATGATCGCGGGCATCGAAATGACGCCGATCACAGCCTCTCTTCTCGCCTTGTCCTGCTATGGCGGCTCGTTCTACGCCGAGATCATCCGCGGTGGCATCGTTTCGATCGACGCCGGTCAGTCTGAAGCGGCTTCGGCGCTGGGCATGACACCTGGCCTCGCAATGCGTCGCATCATCCTGCCACAGGCACTGCGCCGGATGCTGCCGGCGCTGATGAACCAGTCGATCCTCCAGTTCAAGAACACCTCGCTCGTGTCCGTCCTGGCCGTTCCTGATCTCGTCTACCAGGGGCAGATCGCCGCGCATGACAGCTTCCGACCGCTGGAAACCTACACGGCAGTGGCCGTCGCCTATTTCATGATCCTCTTCCCGCTGACGCTCTATGTGCGCAGCCGTGAACGCCGCCTGGGAGCTGCCCGATGA
- a CDS encoding transporter substrate-binding domain-containing protein codes for MDRREFNKLMGLGGIAAAAGLYTGKSALAASSLERVKASGTLRIAAVADGAPYYQKMVTDGSWRGFYVDICQKLADDLGVKLSILETTWGNSVLDLQADKIDVFFGLNPTPERQKVIDFSGPVFKNAFTMVTKKGLGAKSWSDFNKPEMRIAVDAGSSHDAAVTRLAPQAQISRLKTASDATAALQAGRVDAQCLVLILSLSLRAKNAALGDIVMPTPPDFTTSNAGFRREADQSWREFVDGWISKQRDSGFVKNAIVKNMELVGVKESDFPPGFEI; via the coding sequence ATGGACAGGCGCGAATTCAACAAGCTGATGGGCTTGGGCGGGATTGCCGCGGCGGCAGGCCTTTACACCGGCAAGAGCGCTCTCGCCGCCAGTTCGCTGGAGCGAGTGAAAGCCTCCGGCACCTTGCGCATCGCCGCCGTCGCCGATGGCGCTCCCTATTACCAGAAGATGGTGACGGACGGCAGCTGGCGCGGCTTCTACGTCGACATCTGCCAGAAGCTGGCGGACGATCTCGGGGTCAAGCTGTCGATCCTGGAAACGACCTGGGGCAATTCGGTGCTGGATCTCCAGGCCGACAAAATCGATGTCTTCTTCGGCCTCAATCCCACGCCGGAACGGCAGAAGGTCATCGACTTCTCGGGTCCGGTCTTCAAGAACGCCTTCACGATGGTCACCAAGAAGGGGCTCGGCGCGAAGAGCTGGAGCGACTTCAACAAGCCTGAGATGCGCATTGCCGTCGATGCGGGCTCGTCTCATGATGCGGCCGTCACGCGGCTTGCACCGCAAGCGCAGATCTCGCGCCTGAAGACGGCGAGTGACGCAACGGCAGCCTTGCAGGCGGGGCGCGTCGATGCCCAGTGCCTGGTGCTGATCCTGTCGCTCTCGCTGCGTGCCAAGAATGCTGCGCTCGGTGACATTGTGATGCCGACGCCTCCCGACTTCACGACGTCGAATGCGGGCTTTCGGCGCGAGGCCGATCAATCCTGGCGCGAATTCGTCGATGGCTGGATCAGCAAGCAACGCGACAGCGGCTTCGTCAAGAACGCCATCGTCAAGAACATGGAGCTTGTCGGCGTCAAGGAAAGCGACTTTCCTCCCGGTTTCGAAATCTGA
- a CDS encoding LysR substrate-binding domain-containing protein: MRRYLPSLSALHAFEAAARFMNFTKAAEDLGLTQSGISRQIHNLEKFLGVPLFHRSGPRLVLTEVGANYYRELALTLDKLQEITIDAVRGRSVDSSLMIGTHPTLGARWLPRRIETFIRAHPDIPVEVTLVPADLNFETTRLDVAILRGGGTWLNARAVELFAEEIAVVASPKLIPLGTTLENKDFANFPLLQNASRPSIWLHWLRLSGLTYQGRIQGTRFAHTEMLINAALQGIGIAIVPTCYIEAELAFNELHMPFGPPILSGDSYFAVHPERKAQLQSVMAFREWAMRETRSYRRPKTQ, translated from the coding sequence ATGAGACGCTATCTGCCGTCGCTATCTGCCTTGCACGCTTTCGAGGCCGCAGCGCGGTTCATGAATTTCACGAAGGCGGCCGAAGATCTCGGCCTGACACAGAGTGGCATCAGCCGGCAGATTCATAATCTGGAAAAATTTCTCGGCGTTCCTCTCTTTCACCGATCAGGCCCCCGTCTCGTCCTGACGGAGGTGGGCGCAAACTACTATCGCGAACTCGCGCTGACACTCGACAAGCTCCAGGAGATCACCATCGACGCCGTCCGTGGGCGCTCGGTAGACAGCTCCCTGATGATCGGCACCCATCCGACCTTGGGCGCGCGCTGGCTGCCCCGGCGGATCGAGACATTCATCCGCGCGCATCCGGATATCCCGGTCGAGGTCACGCTGGTGCCTGCCGATCTCAACTTCGAGACCACGCGCCTGGATGTCGCCATTCTGCGAGGGGGTGGAACCTGGCTGAATGCCAGGGCAGTCGAATTGTTCGCCGAAGAGATCGCCGTCGTGGCCTCGCCAAAGCTGATCCCGCTCGGCACGACGCTGGAAAACAAGGACTTTGCCAACTTCCCGCTGCTTCAGAATGCAAGCCGTCCGAGCATATGGCTGCATTGGCTGCGCCTGTCGGGCCTCACCTATCAAGGGCGCATTCAAGGGACGCGTTTCGCCCATACCGAGATGCTGATCAATGCCGCGCTCCAAGGCATCGGTATCGCCATTGTTCCGACCTGCTACATCGAAGCGGAGCTTGCTTTCAACGAACTCCATATGCCGTTCGGGCCGCCAATCTTGTCCGGGGACTCTTATTTCGCGGTCCATCCTGAGCGAAAAGCACAGCTGCAAAGCGTCATGGCTTTCCGTGAATGGGCGATGCGAGAGACGCGAAGCTATCGAAGGCCGAAGACGCAATAG
- a CDS encoding hydantoinase B/oxoprolinase family protein, with amino-acid sequence MTASASVSVDPITVEVIGSSFASIAEEMGEALVKASYSTNIKERRDCSTALFDVEGQTLCQAEHIPMHLGSFIGIIPHILKRHSVADMKPGDVFIGNDAYEGGGTHLPDIVLAEPVFHEGVMIAWAVNTAHHSDFADRGHAHIYQEGLRIPPIRLYDGGVLMKDVQELILLNCQVPRERLSDLRAQMAANRLGVERLRALCDKYGRDTVLAAGKALQDYAERKMRAGIASIPDGTYRFSDSFDNPEIDEPLTFSVAITVAGEEMTLAFDSPPQMRAGFNMVYTALLSTVYYAVKTVADPTIPPNAGLARPLTVTATEGTVLNCVHPAAVNGRIAACQRVVDLIHGALAQAVPDRVIAACSGAVASATFAGEQPGSGELWVYLETIGGGSGARANKDGLHGVHVHMTNTSNLPVEALELEYPLTLLRYELVDGSGGDGRQRGGMGLRRVYRAEAPCRLNVDNSRLTSRPWGLAGGGEGQGGSFVFSEGVLPFFKGDGALEKGQIVEIITPGAGGYGPAAERSAELQARDRAEERC; translated from the coding sequence ATGACCGCTTCCGCATCCGTCAGCGTCGACCCGATCACCGTCGAGGTCATCGGCTCCTCCTTTGCCTCGATCGCCGAGGAGATGGGCGAGGCCCTGGTCAAGGCGAGCTACTCGACCAACATCAAGGAGCGTCGCGACTGCTCGACCGCGCTCTTCGACGTCGAGGGCCAGACGCTTTGCCAGGCCGAGCATATCCCGATGCATCTCGGCTCCTTCATCGGCATCATTCCGCATATCCTGAAGCGCCACTCCGTCGCGGATATGAAACCGGGCGACGTCTTCATCGGCAACGACGCCTATGAGGGCGGTGGCACGCACCTGCCGGATATCGTGCTGGCCGAGCCGGTCTTCCACGAAGGCGTGATGATCGCCTGGGCGGTGAACACGGCCCACCATTCGGATTTCGCCGATCGCGGCCACGCCCATATCTATCAGGAAGGCCTGCGCATCCCGCCGATCCGCCTTTATGACGGCGGCGTGCTGATGAAGGACGTGCAGGAGTTGATCCTGCTCAACTGCCAGGTCCCGCGCGAGCGCCTCTCGGATTTGCGCGCCCAGATGGCAGCGAACCGCCTCGGCGTCGAGCGCCTGCGCGCGCTCTGCGACAAATATGGCCGCGATACGGTACTCGCCGCCGGCAAGGCCTTGCAGGACTATGCCGAGCGCAAGATGCGCGCCGGCATCGCCTCGATTCCCGATGGCACCTATCGCTTCTCGGATTCCTTCGACAATCCCGAAATCGACGAGCCGCTGACCTTCTCGGTCGCGATCACCGTCGCGGGCGAGGAGATGACGCTCGCCTTCGACTCGCCGCCGCAGATGCGGGCCGGCTTCAACATGGTCTACACCGCGCTGCTCTCGACCGTGTATTACGCGGTCAAGACCGTGGCCGACCCGACCATACCGCCCAATGCCGGGCTCGCGCGCCCGCTCACCGTCACCGCGACCGAAGGCACGGTGCTGAACTGCGTGCATCCGGCCGCCGTCAACGGCCGCATCGCCGCCTGCCAGCGCGTCGTCGACCTGATCCATGGCGCGCTCGCGCAGGCGGTGCCGGACCGCGTCATCGCAGCCTGTTCGGGCGCGGTCGCCTCGGCCACCTTCGCCGGCGAGCAGCCCGGCAGTGGCGAGCTCTGGGTCTATCTGGAGACGATCGGCGGTGGTTCCGGTGCCCGCGCCAACAAGGACGGGCTCCACGGTGTCCATGTCCATATGACCAACACCTCGAACCTGCCGGTCGAGGCGCTGGAGCTCGAATATCCGCTGACCCTGCTGCGCTACGAGCTGGTCGATGGCTCCGGCGGCGATGGCCGCCAGCGCGGTGGGATGGGTCTGCGCCGCGTCTACCGGGCAGAGGCGCCGTGCCGGCTGAACGTCGACAATTCGCGCCTGACCTCGCGGCCCTGGGGGCTCGCCGGCGGCGGCGAGGGGCAGGGTGGCTCCTTCGTCTTCAGCGAGGGCGTCTTACCCTTCTTCAAGGGTGACGGCGCGCTGGAAAAGGGTCAGATCGTCGAGATCATCACGCCCGGTGCTGGTGGCTACGGGCCGGCTGCCGAACGAAGTGCGGAACTGCAGGCGCGAGATCGGGCGGAGGAACGTTGCTGA